The Benincasa hispida cultivar B227 unplaced genomic scaffold, ASM972705v1 Contig1948, whole genome shotgun sequence genomic interval ACTAGTGGCTTGATTCAATACAAGACACAACCATGTAGTTGCTCTATACACGAGATTATTGGGTATAGcaccagctaatctcggatcgttgaagggCCAACACATTTCTTGCGTAAAAGGTCCATCTCAATTGGCGGCGCATTCCCTTACTAGACGGCAATTTAAAGAATATTTACTATATCGTTAGATTATAActcataaatttaaaaactcGCCTCTAGACCCTTAACAAGAGGTAGAATTATAATTAAGAggattatttttgaaaaattaaactcCTGTGAAAAGCTTTATGTTAGGGACGAACACTTACATTATTCTCCAGGCACTGCAACGGGAGAACGCAGAGGAAAACGGGGACCACCAGAGGAAGGCCTTTGAGcctttatatgtgatatagtctAGTGTTCGCTCGTTTTCTCTCACGACTGTATACGACGCACTACCAAGTTGGAATGTGGGTTGGGACTCAAAATATGTGATTTGAATATACTAGGAGGAAAATGATGGAGGAATGACCACTAGACGAGTGTACGGAATAAAAGATTGAAAATATTGGGACACAAAAAGGCGATCttggattattttattaattattgggAGATATGTAAAGTTCTTAATTCTTTTGAGCATCGCTTAACaaattttaagaagaaaattatttcttATATGAGGACAAGAAGAATAATAGTTACTTTCCTCGAAAACCATCATTGCAAAAGTCTAAACTCTGACCGACCTTACATAATTCAAAAAGCCCATATTTTATAGAAATAGATTGGGGCCATTTTGAATTTcagagaaaatgaatgcggatttcATGGGACTCTGGGGAAGTCAATGGATTGTCagcacggaaaaaatcataaaaagtcaaaatgttgactttttggtcaaagtttgactttgaccaaatgactattttgccctttgactaaagttagtagggaaatccaaacttttgttggataattccactaacaaaatagtaggctaggtgttggcttatagtggagacattaaacccactaagatagtggattctaggcgTTGAgattttatgaagttatttcatgcaattttgcatggccattttctataaatatgggcttgtgtttttggatttttgccaaaataattttctaaaattgggccaaaaagaaaaacccaaacccaataaaaaaaatcctctcttctatttccatcttttttctctctcgggttcttcatccattgggtcccacaacccggttcttagtctagagaatagtaggtcagctctagtggtggtccgttcgTGTTCGGGTGGAGATAGATGAGTTTCAGTAGCTTCAAAGGtcttatttcaaaataatcctaattaattcttttagggttgcatgtttaTTTTGAGTAATTAGAGTAAAAATGATTCTTAATTCCGCTGCGCATGCCGATTTTCCTTTATACCTATCGAGAAGAAATCTGGTTGTTGTTGATGGCCAGTTCCGACGATGGGCTAGTTTCAGTGGATTTTCTTTTGGCGTTCTCTACCGATCAAACCTCTACAACACAACTTTGCTCACGTTTCTCTACCGAGGGGAGGTTTgcaaaaaccctaatttggtttgattttgtgATAGACttgttttagttttagttttgaattagtttcttttaatTGAAACCTTGTTTTGTGTGATAATAACTATGGGTAAGTGGGATTTGATATTTGTCGGAAGACATGGTGTGGCTTGATAATTATGGAGGTAGAgtgtatttgtaatttttagAATGATTATGAAACGTTCTACATTTCCAAATGTTTAACGTTGTAGATATCCGTTATTTGAGAGTAGTTTTAGCAATTtctacaaattattttctattatCTTATTTCGCTTGCTATTATTACGATTTAAAAAACTTTTTGCTATCTTTTTCGAACTATACTTAAAAATTTGCTATTTATCgtgtaaaagaaaatctaatatAGAAAAAATGGCGTGGTCCAGTCTAAAGCCGAAAGAGTGTATTATGGTTAGTTGGGCCAGGCTCGGCCCAGTGATATAACTGAAATGTGACTGGGTTATCCAATTCCCACCGCCGGCGGAACTAACAATTCTCGATTACTTCGGTGGCGAACCGGGAAGAGTTGGCGGTCTAAGACGGCTCTCTCGTCGAGGCATCGCTATTGCAGTGAAGTGCGATAGTCAATTTTCTTCAGGTCAGACCATCGTGTATCGTATATTTATGCTCAAACACCCGTCAATTTCAACTTCTAtgtttttacaattttgaaatGCCATGATAATATGGATCATTCGTCATATCTTCTTCCTTAAACATTTTGGGGTTTGGTTTGAAAGAGTGGAAACAGCCAAACCAATCTTTGCACTTGCGGATGTTGGTTTGTTGGTTGCTGCTGATGTGAAATTTCTCTCAGAGTAATGCTTATTTTCTCACAGAATTGAAGGGAAAAGGTTGAAGAATGCCAAATGGACAAGTTTTCCATTACGGATTGGAGATATGGCTACTTTTCAGACCGTAAATGGCCATCTGAAGCAGTTGATATTCACCATGTTGTTGTTCTCAGGAATAGGAGTGGTGAAAAGGGTTTCCTCTTCTGCTTTTTTGCAGCCCTTGCGTTCTGTTTTTTCCTACTCAAGGTAATTTGTTAGGTCTCGTTTGATTACTATTGgagttttagtttttgaaaattaatgccTATAAGTACTACTTGTACCTATGAGTTTCTTTGCCATGTTATGTTATCCACTGTTTCCAAAAACCAaggtaatttttaaaactaggAAAATGCAGTTTGCAAAAGCttattagtttttgtttttggaatttggctcagaattcatatatttgtttaGAAAGGATGAAACTCAGTCTAAAGATTTGTTGTGATTCTGTCTGTTTCTTTTGTCACCCTGCATTTTTGCTTCTTATTTTCGGAGTATGTTTGTAAGTGTTCTATACTGTTCAATTTTATGGCTTTTGATTATCAGTTGGATCCCACGACCCTTGAATAGGCTTTGTTCTATAATTTATACACACGAGTCCTTGAGGTCTAAATATACTAATGCCGTTGCAGGTCTCTTCGTTCGACTATTGTTATTCTTGCCTGTGTCCTTCCTTTGGATTTGTTGTTAAGAAAACCTTCAACTAAAGAATTCCATAGTTCATTGATATGACTGAACCGAACTCCCAAAATATACCATAAACTAGAGTATAGCATCAATTGATAGGCTTTTGATATTCGAACAGCATTCTTGGAAATCCGTAGAAGTTCTTTTCAGTGCATTATCATTGACTTTGAGTTTAACAGGGACAATCAATCTTTGTCGCCTTATGGTGCTTGGTCTTGAATGTATTCTTTGGCAAGAAGTTGTTCAAGGGAACGGTTGAGAAAGGTGAAAAATTGGGAAAGTTCTCTACCTCATATATTAAAATGCAATATTGTGTACTGTTTGCTTCCTGATTCTGAAATTTGAATTCGTGTTGTTATCATATCCTTTTTATGGATGGGGACCGTCTAAATGTGCAGAGACTGTTATGGTTTTGCCAAATTTTGGAGTCCAACTTGAAACTCACTTTAGAAGGTAACTTTTTCCTTCAGTTATTTCGTGGACAGGAACTTCCTTGTCAAGGCATCATCTATAACATTGGCCATTGATGTTTGTTATTTTGATTTGGTAATCCTCTGAGTTTAGAAAGCCTTAGTTCTTCAATTAATGAGACGATCTT includes:
- the LOC120069067 gene encoding uncharacterized protein LOC120069067, which codes for MDKFSITDWRYGYFSDRKWPSEAVDIHHVVVLRNRSGEKGFLFCFFAALAFCFFLLKGQSIFVALWCLVLNVFFGKKLFKGTVEKETVMVLPNFGVQLETHFRSGKVIRRFVPVDKILKPVLLECLTPVTCYWSLSLILQGEDELLLVFKELRPPVKMLVPIWKALCTATGDDKNRDACS